One Paenarthrobacter aurescens TC1 DNA window includes the following coding sequences:
- a CDS encoding malate dehydrogenase (oxaloacetate-decarboxylating) (identified by match to protein family HMM PF00390; match to protein family HMM PF03949) — translation MSIETIATDNDALVLSEEEIFAAHEGGKLTISSTVPLNDKRDLSIAYTPGVAQVSRAIHANPELARTHTWAERLVVVVSDGTAVLGLGNIGPSASLPVMEGKSALFKSFGDLDSIPLVLNTTNVDEIIETLVRLRPSFGAVNLEDISAPRCFELEERLIEALDCPVMHDDQHGTAVVVLAALTNAAKVTQRELAGLKVVVSGAGAAGIAIAEILLAVGIKDVILLDSKGVVNADRADLVADPGSVKARMAQRTNPRGISGGPGEGLTGADVFVGVSSSKLDEEHLKLMNDQSIVFALSNPDPEVLPEVAQKYAAVVATGRSDFPNQINNVLAFPGIFRGALDAKARRITPAMKIAAANAIAELAAEDLSADYIVPSPLDARVAPAVTAAVAAAVTE, via the coding sequence GTGTCCATTGAGACAATTGCAACTGATAACGACGCCCTGGTACTGAGCGAAGAAGAGATCTTCGCAGCCCACGAAGGCGGCAAGCTGACCATTTCCAGCACCGTTCCGCTGAACGACAAGCGCGATCTCTCCATCGCCTACACCCCCGGAGTTGCGCAGGTCAGCCGCGCAATCCACGCAAACCCCGAGCTTGCCCGCACGCACACCTGGGCCGAGCGCCTGGTTGTTGTGGTCAGCGATGGCACCGCCGTTCTGGGTCTCGGCAACATTGGCCCGAGCGCCTCCTTGCCGGTTATGGAGGGCAAGTCGGCCCTCTTCAAGTCCTTCGGCGACCTTGACTCCATCCCGCTGGTGCTCAACACCACCAATGTGGACGAGATCATCGAAACCCTGGTCCGCCTCCGCCCGAGCTTTGGCGCAGTAAACCTCGAGGACATCTCAGCTCCGCGCTGCTTCGAACTCGAAGAGCGCCTCATCGAAGCCCTGGACTGCCCGGTCATGCACGACGACCAGCACGGTACCGCCGTGGTGGTTCTTGCCGCCCTGACCAACGCCGCCAAGGTGACCCAGCGCGAGCTCGCCGGGCTCAAGGTAGTTGTCTCCGGTGCCGGTGCCGCTGGCATCGCCATTGCCGAGATCCTTCTGGCTGTTGGCATCAAGGACGTCATCCTGCTCGACTCCAAGGGCGTGGTCAACGCGGACCGTGCAGATCTCGTGGCCGATCCCGGCAGCGTCAAAGCCCGCATGGCCCAGCGCACCAACCCCCGCGGCATCAGCGGCGGTCCGGGCGAAGGACTGACTGGCGCCGACGTCTTTGTGGGCGTCTCCTCTTCCAAGCTGGATGAAGAGCACCTGAAGCTCATGAACGATCAGTCGATCGTCTTCGCCCTGTCCAACCCGGACCCGGAAGTTCTGCCCGAGGTTGCCCAGAAGTACGCAGCTGTTGTGGCCACCGGCCGCAGCGACTTCCCGAACCAGATCAACAATGTGTTGGCCTTCCCCGGCATCTTCCGCGGCGCGCTCGATGCCAAGGCCCGCCGCATCACGCCCGCCATGAAGATCGCCGCCGCCAACGCCATCGCTGAACTGGCCGCAGAAGACCTGTCCGCCGACTACATCGTGCCGAGCCCGCTGGACGCCCGCGTCGCGCCGGCCGTCACCGCGGCAGTTGCCGCAGCCGTCACCGAGTAG